The Pleuronectes platessa chromosome 13, fPlePla1.1, whole genome shotgun sequence genome includes a window with the following:
- the saga gene encoding S-arrestin a codes for MSPRNVVFKKICKDKSVGVYMGKRDFVDRVDSVDPVDGVILIDPEALQGRKVFVTLSCTFRYGRDDMDVMGIAFRRELYLATRQVYPPLQDREKGVHTKSQARLLRKLGDKAYPFFFELPDNLPCSVAMQPTPHDAGKQCAVEFEIKAFSAESQDSKVRKRSSVTLTLRKVQFAPESEAVAPSVETTRDFVMSDKPLHVKASLDREMYYHGECIKVHVSVTNNSSKNIKNIIVSVDQVSNVVLYSNDSYIKSVAIEEFGDSVSAGATLQKTYTLLPLLANNRERKGIALDGKLKHEDTNLASSSIVKEGVLKEVLGIMVSYRVMVKLIVGGMMGSSEVGLEVPFKLMHPKPDAVKESEMEEEMVFQEFKRSYLKGMIDDEDEDGNVSGGDDMAPKEK; via the exons GTCGGAGTGTACATGGGGAAAAGAGACTTTGTGGACCGTGTGGACTCAGTGGATCCTGTGG atggcgtcATCCTCATCGATCCCGAGGCTCTGCAGGGGAGGAAAG TGTTCGTCACCCTGTCCTGCACCTTTCGGTACGGCAGAGATGACATGGATGTGATGGGAATCGCCTTCCGCAGGGAGCTGTACCTGGCCACCCGGCAGGTGTACCCGCCCCTGCAGGACCGCGAGAAAGGAGTCCACACCAAGTCCCAGGCCCGACTGCTGCGCAAGCTGGGAGACAAGGCCTACCCGTTCTTCTTCGAG cTACCTGACAACCTGCCTTGCTCAGTGGCTATGCAGCCGACGCCACATGACGCCGGCAAG CAATGTGCCGTGGAGTTTGAGATCAAGGCGTTCAGCGCGGAGAGCCAGGACAGTAAAGTTCGCAAACG GAGCTCAGTGACGCTGACGCTCAGGAAGGTGCAGTTTGCCCCAGAGAGCGAAGCAGTGGCGCCCTCTGTTGAGACCACCAGGGATTTCGTCATGTCTGACAAACCGCTGCATGTCAAGGCCAGTCTGGACAGAGAG ATGTACTACCATGGTGAATGCATCAAGGTGCACGTCAGCGTCACTAACAACTCCAGCAAAAACATCAAGAACATCATTGTCTCTG TGGATCAGGTCTCCAATGTGGTCCTGTACTCCAATGACAGCTACATCAAGTCTGTGGCCATCGAGGAGTTTGG GGACTCGGTGTCTGCTGGGGCGACCCTGCAGAAGACCTACACTCTGCTGCCCCTGCTGGCCAACAACCGGGAGCGGAAGGGCATCGCTCTGGACGGGAAACTGAAGCACGAGGACACCAACCTGGCATCGTCCAGCAT tgTCAAGGAGGGCGTGTTGAAGGAGGTTCTGGGAATCATGGTGTCATACAGAGTGATGGTGAAGCTCATCGTTggagg GATGATGGGATCAAG tgagGTGGGTCTGGAGGTTCCCTTCAAACTGATGCATCCTAAACCTGATGCAG TGAAGGAGAG tgagatggaggaggagatggtgtTCCAGGAGTTCAAGCGTTCCTACCTGAAGGGGATGATCGACGATGAGGACGAAGATGGAAACGTGTCAGGTGGCGACGACATGGCGCCCAAAGAGAAATAG